CTTTGAGTTCTTGAAAATCTTCTTCTTTAAATCTTGATTTCTTTTGTGTGGATGAACATAATTTCTTTCTTCTAGTTATTACAATGTGTAggctagattttttttttttgatgaaggGTGCCTCAAATTGAGATCACCAACAGCCTAGATTTTTCTTGTTCAAGTAATAACAAGTCATTGTAAGGTTTATTTCTCTGTATATACTCTATTCGAATTTATCTTATTCTGTATCTTTTACTCTTGGTTTCAATCAAAATTCAAAATATGTGTAATATCAGAACATGAAGAATTTGGTTGCAAAGGGGGAAAACATTTGCGAGTGAACATGTTCTCAGTACTGTGTAGTAGTTGGGAGAATTTAGAGTCTGAACCAATATGAAAATCTTTCAAAACCAAACGGTTAGAAAAGAATTACAGAACTTGACTTTAATAATCTCCACTGTTATTAAACATGACAGTTTTACAATTGAAAAACTATGACACCAAACTAACTAGGAGCTCTCGAATTCTTTTCTCTGCTCCTTGATCATAGACAAAAATTTCTAACATAGGCCAGCAAGATCCCACAACATGGTCTGCATTTACATATACATTGTAAGAAATAACCAATAAGAGTTGTTTGGATCAATACGTTACTGCAAGATTACACAATGAATGCATTATTAGTCTCTTCCCAGGTCGTATCAAATAGTCTCCTAAAACAATATTGTCCAAAAAATTTCTTCTATGGTATAAATAAAATCGAGTTTCAGAATGCAAAAGTCCAATCCAGTAATCCATATGAACTCTCATATTTGACAAATATTCTCGTCAAGCAGAGATAGTTGAAGTTGTTGTAACACATTGGCACCATAATTGCTAGTAACTGAAGTTGGACCGTGATCTTAACCCAAAAATTAATGGAAAAGCAAACGTAAGACTGAAGGACACCTACTCAACTCCCCAATTATGAATGAGTAGCTTCCTTTTCAGTTTGGTTTCTTTCTGAGTTGCTTTGCATTTCAAGTAGCTTCTGCTGTTCTTCCTCACTCTCTTGCGCTTGTGCTTTTACTTCTTGGGCAGCAGCCTTAGGCTTGTTGCTTGTAGATTGCTGATACATAACACCCCCTAGCATGCATATCAAAAGCCCCACAGTTCCAACAAATGTTGAATGCTTGTCCCAGATTACTAAATTGATCACAACTGTTAATAGCTTGTTCACTATTCCAAGAACTGTGAAACCAGTTGCAGAGATTGCCCGTCTACAAGAGAAACCAAAGAAAGAGATCGACAAGCCAAACAAACAAGAAAGCCCCACTGGTAAAATCACCCCAAAAGAGTACCAATCTGACTCATCTGAGATTTCATGCTTTATCTTTTTCAATTCTCCCATAATAAGCAATTCCAAAGGAAACAACATAAGGGCCTCAAGGTTGTTATACAGTACCAAACCCCATGTATTGAGACCAATGGTCATCACCACATGCTTTATGTAGACAAAGTCTATGGACATGCTAACCAAATAAGCTAAAGCCCAGCTATAAGCCATGAATGTGAACTGGTAATCTGTCAATACATAAAGCACGCTTCCACCAAAGATAGTACCAAGTGAGATCCAAGTCTTTACAGCGGGCCAAGGTTGGTGTAAGAAGAGAGTCTCTCCTATGGCAACGAATATAGGCACAACTGAACGGAAGACGATGAAGGTGTCAACATTGGCATGAAGAAGCAACTCACTATTGGTGAAGAGGGAAAGATAGAATATAACAGCAGCAGGTAGAAAGCGCCACATTGTGAGTAGCTCAAGTCGGTCATGCTCTAAGAACTTGAGCCACCCACAAATGAAGACCCCAAAAGCACTAGTGAAATACTGCAGAGCAGTTAAGGCACCAGGGTAAGGGAATTTCATGATGGCCCATTTGTTGATTATAGAGAGCAAAGACGCAGATAAGCAGTACCCAGCAGCTACGCCATAGACAGAAGCATGTTGAAGTAAAACATTGTACCAATTTGATTGAATTTCACCAGAGGCTATGGGATTAATCTGGACACTACCCGCTTTAGGATTCTCCTCGTCATTTTCATTAGGCATATCTAACtcaaaaccaaaaaaattaaacttaGTCACCAAAAAGTGAAGGAATACTCAAACCCAACACTAAGTACATATCTAATGCAAATAAAAAAACAGATTCATTTGACACCCAGATCCAGAATAATGGTCACAGAACAGAATGCGATAAATTTTTCAAGACCCAGAATTCACAATTTCGGAATATGAAGTAATATCAAACAACTAATGCACTGCAAATATAAAACAACTATAGTGAACCTGCTACAATTCAAAACAATATACGTTCTCTTTTTCTTTCCATATCAATCTAAAGGATTTTGATAGATCTAACAAGTAAAAACGAAAACAGAAAAAATGGTGAGGTGACTGACCTTAAGGTATAGAGGCACTTTGCTAGTATTGAATTCCTTTATTGTTTACTTCCCCTCTGACCAGACAGACCCCGCGCGGTTCCTCTTACTCCGTTTCGTTTCTCAGCTAACACTCTCACGCGTTTCGCTTTCAGAatccaaatttatttatttttcccatCCTTCGATTTTCTCACTTTTATTGTCCTCTTTTACACGAGTGGGCTTGTTGAGGATATGGAAATTAATATTGAGCCGGCCGGTAGCCAGAAGGACCTTTTCGCTGAGGcccaatccttttttttttttaagttttctaATTTAATACAAAATTTCCATTAATTTTTTAAGCATGTTCTGTTAttgcatttttatttttattctttcaggaattttttttaaaacatttttcaattttttttggacaaaaaaaAGGAGAATAATTGATAATTTTTAAAAAGGAGACGAAATAGAAGTAAAGACTAGGGGTTTGGTGCTAAATGATTTATAATATTGTGTGAAAGAAAGTAAATGTTCACGTTTTGAATTGaacaaattatattttatatgagattttaatagtgtgttttatttgatttttttcaaaaaaagttaaactatgactttttttttaaagaattttcacttttatgttttttttttttccaaatttttgtATAGAAGTTAATTTATGTCATagttttttaattaatcaaattttattaattttgaagggtgtatttgtaatttgattattattttttaagcttatttattttttatattactaattttatattaaatttttctttgattcttttgcacaaatttttttttataataaaaattgggcttgtcattatgtttatttattataaacattttttttcctttttttttaatgtatgtttcttttttcaaattttgggT
This genomic interval from Humulus lupulus chromosome 8, drHumLupu1.1, whole genome shotgun sequence contains the following:
- the LOC133798029 gene encoding GDP-mannose transporter GONST3 encodes the protein MPNENDEENPKAGSVQINPIASGEIQSNWYNVLLQHASVYGVAAGYCLSASLLSIINKWAIMKFPYPGALTALQYFTSAFGVFICGWLKFLEHDRLELLTMWRFLPAAVIFYLSLFTNSELLLHANVDTFIVFRSVVPIFVAIGETLFLHQPWPAVKTWISLGTIFGGSVLYVLTDYQFTFMAYSWALAYLVSMSIDFVYIKHVVMTIGLNTWGLVLYNNLEALMLFPLELLIMGELKKIKHEISDESDWYSFGVILPVGLSCLFGLSISFFGFSCRRAISATGFTVLGIVNKLLTVVINLVIWDKHSTFVGTVGLLICMLGGVMYQQSTSNKPKAAAQEVKAQAQESEEEQQKLLEMQSNSERNQTEKEATHS